The window GCTTTACTACTATCTAAAGAAGTATCGGGCGATCGCGGTGCCACCATAACTACATCTGCCTGTTTACCTGGCTTGATTAAATCTTGCGGTAGCTGCAAAATATCTGCTAGCAATAAACCAAAATCATAGCGAGAAATACGCTCTTTTCCCCCTAAATGTAAAATCCCTTGGACTTGTTTAGTGACTGCTAATAATAATCCTTGAGATGCTGCTGTGGCGCTGGCAGGAGTCCTAAATTCGTCGGTAAATAAGTTAATTTCTTTGCCTGCTTGAAGATTACTTACCATTTCTTGAAGAAAGCCAAGAGACATTGGCGATGGCATACCAAACATCAACGGCATCCGACAGATTGCGATCGCAGGATAGATTTCAGTTATTTTTTGTTCGGCGATCGCTTTTTGTTCACCGTAGTAGTTAATTGGACAAACAGGATCGCTTTCTGTATAGAAGGAATTTTTACCATCAAAGACTAAATCAGTTGAGGTAAA is drawn from Pleurocapsa minor HA4230-MV1 and contains these coding sequences:
- a CDS encoding NAD(P)-dependent oxidoreductase, which gives rise to MKQKLLVTGASGFLGGNLCQQAQANWEVYGTYFSHEVKIPGVTLSQTDLKDFAALDRLFKEINPDAVIHTAAASKPNFCQTNPNESFAINVTATINIARLCSERNLPCAFTSTDLVFDGKNSFYTESDPVCPINYYGEQKAIAEQKITEIYPAIAICRMPLMFGMPSPMSLGFLQEMVSNLQAGKEINLFTDEFRTPASATAASQGLLLAVTKQVQGILHLGGKERISRYDFGLLLADILQLPQDLIKPGKQADVVMVAPRSPDTSLDSSKAFALGYQPLSLKEELSNLYNILTI